From Streptomyces sp. NBC_00690, a single genomic window includes:
- a CDS encoding polyphosphate polymerase domain-containing protein produces the protein MTTVATPRPHHDGTPAALDSADEPTTALHDGAPEQKGPDPTPHPAAQDEREPFLPGMDDIAWPIMNARSISLAEVKERAELLARFDQAYLVPTPIFAALTAHLTDPRRPQGPFRALTIDGRRWFRYHSVYYDTPDMRCFHEHRQGRRLRFKIRERIYQDSGERQFEIKLKGGRGETVKHRRPLTGHDTPLDPSARSFLADALLTAYGIEAPTALSPSVTTDYQRATLVSDGERITCDARLRCDDIREGGAVRCDPGLVLVETKTTGHLTEADLFLHAHGVRPAVFTKYCGSLVALRPGLAGGRWRRAARRAFSGVAS, from the coding sequence GCTCCACGACGGCGCACCCGAGCAGAAGGGGCCCGATCCCACCCCGCACCCCGCAGCGCAGGACGAGCGGGAACCATTTCTGCCGGGCATGGACGACATCGCCTGGCCGATCATGAACGCCCGTTCCATCTCCCTGGCGGAAGTGAAGGAGCGGGCCGAACTGCTGGCCCGCTTCGACCAGGCGTACCTGGTCCCCACTCCGATCTTCGCCGCGCTGACCGCGCATCTGACCGACCCCCGTCGACCACAGGGACCGTTCCGGGCGCTCACCATCGACGGGCGCCGCTGGTTCCGCTATCACTCCGTCTACTACGACACTCCGGACATGCGGTGCTTCCACGAACACCGACAGGGCCGCCGACTGCGGTTCAAGATCCGCGAACGGATCTACCAGGATTCCGGAGAGCGCCAGTTCGAAATCAAACTCAAGGGAGGGCGCGGCGAGACCGTCAAGCACCGCCGTCCCCTCACCGGGCACGACACCCCGCTCGACCCGTCGGCGCGGAGCTTCCTCGCCGATGCCCTGCTCACCGCGTACGGCATCGAGGCGCCCACCGCGCTCTCCCCCTCGGTCACGACCGACTACCAGAGGGCCACTTTGGTCTCCGACGGAGAACGCATCACCTGCGACGCACGGCTGCGCTGCGACGACATCCGGGAGGGCGGTGCCGTGCGCTGCGATCCCGGACTGGTACTGGTCGAAACCAAGACGACGGGTCATCTCACCGAGGCCGATCTCTTCCTGCACGCGCACGGAGTGCGGCCGGCGGTTTTTACGAAGTACTGCGGTTCGCTCGTCGCGCTCCGACCGGGGCTGGCCGGGGGCCGTTGGCGACGGGCCGCCCGGCGCGCCTTCTCCGGCGTCGCCTCGTAA